Proteins from one Scylla paramamosain isolate STU-SP2022 chromosome 3, ASM3559412v1, whole genome shotgun sequence genomic window:
- the LOC135090695 gene encoding sodium/mannose cotransporter SLC5A10-like translates to MQCVLCITECESWQGGVGVACRRPGTSRMVGDSRLAWPDILVMCGYFLSVLGVGVWSSRKGQGSTMSGYFLASRNMNWVLVGGSLFASNIGSGHFIGLAGAGAASGVAAHGYEQGAIYGLLLLGWVFVPVYMSAGVYTMPEYLKMRYGGHRIRVTLTCLSLVLYIFTKIAVDLYAGALFIQQAMNQTSQGALYGSVAVLLAVAAVFTIAGGLTTVVYTDLLQTILMVVGALVLAGMSFHAVGGYSNLVENFPYAMPTVVSLDAHNQTCGRPSPYYMNLLRPIDSENHDYPWLGMTFGMAVLQVWYWCTDQVIVQRTLASRSMLHAKGGTILAAYLKFLPLWIMTFPGMAARILYPDRVACATAEQCMAVCGSERGCTNSAYVELVLNLLPAGLRGLMLAVMMAALMSSLTSVFNSASTVVSVDIWRLLRTNGPSWCRGSPSEIEMIVVGRISVVLLVVASVIWIPVIQTSTNTELFNYINTIIAALCSPICALFVLALFCPRVNEQGAFWGLVTGLVVGTGRFLAEFSYAVPPCGSDKPDLRPAFIKNVVGRIHYMHFALLCWWMTALMAYSVSLVTKPIPAERLYRLTFWSRRDPRVRLAKEPSSIQGQDKQPSRGDMENPSSPDQDRNQDTKGVWWWQAVLRVCGSSGAAETEGQGKRAAADLTDEEKAQRAADFLKEPPYWKRVVNINAVICLTLSTFVYGFYA, encoded by the exons atgcagtgtgtgttgtgCATCACAGAGTGTGAGAGCTGGCAAGGTGGCGTAGGTGTTGCGTGCAGGCGTCCAGGGACCAGCAGGATGGTGGGGGATTCACGGCTGGCCTGGCCTGACATCCTGGTCATGTGCGGATACTTTCTAAGTGTTCTTGGTGTAGGCGTGTGG TCGTCTCGGAAGGGTCAGGGTAGCACCATGTCGGGCTACTTCCTCGCCTCCCGCAACATGAACTGGGTCctc GTGGGCGGTTCCCTCTTCGCCAGCAACATTGGGTCGGGGCACTTCATCGGCCTGGCTGGGGCGGGGGCGGCGTCTGGGGTGGCAGCTCATGGTTACGAGCAAGGG GCGATCTATGGGCTGCTGCTTCTCGGGTGGGTGTTCGTTCCGGTGTACATGAGTGCCGGTGTTTATACCATGCCGGAATACCTGAAGATGAGGTACGGGGGTCATCGCATCAGAGTCACCCTGACTTGTCTTTCTCTGGTCCTCTACATCTTCACTAAAATTGCC GTGGACTTGTACGCAGGGGCGCTCTTCATCCAGCAGGCCATGAACCAGACTTCCCAAGGAGCCCTGTATGGAAGTGTGGCCGTGCTGCTTGCAGTGGCTGCCGTGTTCACCATCGCCGGCGGCCTCACCACCGTCGTGTACACTGACCTGCTGCAGACCATCCTTATGGTGGTGGGCGCCCTCGTCCTCGCCGGCATGT CTTTCCATGCAGTGGGCGGCTACAGCAACTTAGTGGAGAATTTTCCCTACGCCATGCCCACGGTGGTGAGCCTGGATGCCCACAATCAGACGTGTGGACGGCCGTCCCCCTATTATATGAATCTCTTGCGGCCCATTGACTCTGAAAATCATGACTACCCATGGCTGGGCATGACCTTTGGCATGGCCGTCTTGCAGGTGTGGTACTGGTGCACTGACCAG GTGATCGTGCAACGGACCCTAGCCAGTAGGAGCATGCTTCACGCCAAAGGAGGCACCATCTTGGCAGCTTACCTCAAGTTCCTGCCGCTGTGGATCATGACATTCCCGGGCATGGCGGCGAGGATCCTCTACCCGGACCGCGTGGCCTGTGCGACCGCCGAGCAATGCATGGCCGTGTGTGGCAGCGAGCGAGGCTGCACCAACTCCGCCTACGTGGAGCTGGTCCTCAACCTGCTGCCCGCGG GGCTGAGAGGATTGATGTTGGCGGTGATGATGGCTGCCCTCATGTCCTCCCTTACCTCAGTCTTTAATTCGGCTTCCACTGTCGTCAGCGTCGACATTTGGCGCTTATTGAGGACGAATGGCCCGTCGTGGTGCCGCGGGTCGCCCTCTGAAATAGAAATGATCGTGGTGGGCAGGATCTccgtggtgctgctggtggtcgcCTCTGTCATCTGGATCCCCGTCATTCA GACCTCCACAAACACTGAGCTCTTCAATTACATTAACACCATCATTGCCGCCCTCTGCTCTCCAATCTGCGCCCTCTTCGTGCTCGCCCTCTTCTGCCCGAGAGTCAATGAGCAG GGCGCCTTCTGGGGTTTGGTGACGGGACTCGTGGTAGGCACAGGGCGCTTCTTGGCGGAATTCTCTTACGCAGTTCCTCCTTGTGGCTCAG ATAAACCAGATCTGCGTCCAGCCTTTATCAAGAATGTGGTGGGGAGAATTCACTACATGCACTTTGCTTTGCTGTGTTGGTGGATGACGGCGCTGATGGCGTACAGCGTGTCCCTCGTCACGAAGCCCATACCCGCTGAGAGA TTGTACCGACTAACTTTCTGGTCTAGACGAGATCCAAGAGTACGCCTGGCTAAGGAGCCTTCCAGCATCCAGGGTCAAGACAAACAGCCTTCCCGTGGCGACATGGAGAATCCCTCGTCCCCGGACCAGGACAGAAATCAAGACACCAAAG gcgtgtggtggtggcaggcgGTACTGCGGGTGTGCGGGTCGTCTGGCGCGGCGGAGACTGAGGGGCAGGGCAAACGTGCCGCGGCAGACTTGACTGATGAAGAGAAGGCCCAGAGAGCAGCGGACTTCCTCAAGGAGCCCCCTTACTGGaagag GGTCGTCAACATCAATGCCGTGATCTGCCTCACATTAAGTACTTTTGTCTACGGCTTCTATGCCTGA